The following proteins come from a genomic window of Acidobacteriota bacterium:
- a CDS encoding DUF374 domain-containing protein, with amino-acid sequence MKVRGAALPAAAVAVRLLSQTLVATYRLHRLEGAGHLERALEPPAMLACWHEQLALSLVLVRRRLLPAGGPVSILASHSADGELAARVARAWGIRVTRGSTSRGGREAALALYRELVKQRSTLLFMPDGPRGPARTPKAGGIVLAAMSGAPIVPAGLAVDRGLRLRSWDRMIVGAPFSRVAVAVGEPIVLSRASTDAEREEARVEFGARLDDLTARARRLLA; translated from the coding sequence TTGAAGGTACGCGGCGCCGCCCTGCCGGCCGCCGCCGTGGCGGTCCGCCTCCTCTCCCAGACCCTCGTCGCGACCTATCGTCTGCACCGCCTCGAAGGCGCTGGGCACCTCGAACGCGCTCTCGAGCCGCCGGCCATGCTCGCCTGCTGGCACGAGCAGTTGGCGCTCTCCCTCGTGCTGGTGCGCCGGCGCCTGCTCCCGGCGGGCGGCCCGGTGTCCATCCTCGCCAGCCACTCCGCCGACGGTGAGCTGGCGGCCCGCGTCGCCAGGGCCTGGGGCATTCGCGTCACCCGGGGTTCGACATCACGCGGCGGGCGCGAGGCGGCGCTCGCCCTCTACCGCGAGCTGGTCAAGCAGCGGTCGACCCTGCTGTTCATGCCCGACGGTCCGCGCGGACCGGCGCGCACGCCGAAGGCCGGGGGCATCGTGCTGGCCGCCATGTCCGGCGCGCCGATCGTCCCCGCCGGCCTCGCGGTGGACCGCGGCCTGAGGCTCCGTAGCTGGGACCGCATGATCGTCGGGGCCCCGTTCAGCCGCGTCGCGGTCGCGGTCGGAGAACCGATCGTGCTCTCCCGCGCCTCGACCGACGCGGAGCGCGAGGAGGCTCGCGTCGAGTTCGGCGCGAGGCTCGACGACCTGACGGCTCGCGCCCGCCGGCTCCTGGCCTGA
- a CDS encoding phosphopantetheine-binding protein: MDPSAAASKVLARASGRDEADLRPEFDLVADLGIDSPKQLELLIELEEALKVEISDEDAAAMETVGDVLDYAAGVG, translated from the coding sequence ATGGACCCAAGTGCGGCGGCGAGCAAGGTACTGGCGCGGGCGAGCGGCCGGGACGAAGCCGACCTGCGCCCCGAGTTCGACCTCGTCGCCGACCTCGGCATCGACTCTCCCAAGCAGCTCGAACTCCTGATCGAGCTGGAAGAGGCTCTCAAGGTGGAGATCAGCGACGAAGACGCGGCCGCCATGGAGACCGTCGGCGATGTGCTCGACTACGCCGCCGGCGTCGGTTGA
- a CDS encoding AMP-binding protein, with protein MPATSRELHPETLLEALERAASVWPQRGITLIDSRGRVEGRRTWPAMLNEIEAAAGRLVTLGVRPGDRILVCLPTSWPWFEVWFGAVRLGALPAAVAPPRALGSPRNQIEKALAVNELLDARYMVCTDLVSDQVQEIASAGPASGSRPNLLSQSAVAATSPSPLPDTRPPRGDEPAFLQMTSGSTGRQRAVVVGHAAATWSARASMEAVAIPRGGELMDALVGWLPLYHDMGLGGCLLGSLLTGADLIMLNPRAFLARPWVWLEQFRRTKTAMSAAPNFSFRQCVERIGDDRLRTLDLSGWRDVCSGSEMVRQATMAEFGSRFEAAGLDPGALRAAYGMAENTLLISISQTVDGLHTAAPAGGGPEVTSNGPPMEGTEIEIAAPDGRPLPPGEVGEIRLRSPSVMLGYWDDPEATAEVLRDGWLYTGDLGFLSAAGEVHITGRTKEVLILGGSNLMPQEIEWVAESVLGTGGRERAAAFSVDGVHGERAVLVMETGGAGDTTGLLKSEVGRSVGRALGIQLADLLLVRRGRIPRTSSGKVRRRSLREQYLRGDLAADF; from the coding sequence GTGCCGGCAACTAGCCGCGAGCTCCACCCCGAAACCCTCCTGGAGGCCCTCGAACGCGCGGCGTCCGTGTGGCCGCAGCGGGGCATCACCCTGATCGACAGCCGAGGCCGGGTGGAGGGCCGGCGCACGTGGCCGGCGATGCTGAACGAGATCGAGGCCGCCGCCGGCCGCCTCGTCACCCTGGGCGTTCGCCCGGGCGACCGCATCCTGGTGTGCCTGCCGACCTCGTGGCCCTGGTTCGAGGTCTGGTTCGGCGCCGTTCGCCTCGGCGCCCTGCCGGCGGCGGTCGCGCCGCCGCGGGCGCTGGGCTCGCCCCGCAACCAGATCGAGAAGGCGCTCGCGGTGAACGAACTGCTCGACGCCCGCTACATGGTCTGCACCGACCTGGTCAGCGACCAGGTGCAGGAGATCGCCTCCGCCGGACCCGCGAGCGGATCGCGCCCGAACCTGCTCTCGCAGTCCGCCGTGGCCGCGACGAGTCCGTCGCCGTTGCCGGACACCCGGCCGCCGCGCGGCGACGAGCCGGCCTTCCTGCAGATGACCAGCGGTTCGACCGGCCGCCAGCGAGCCGTCGTCGTGGGCCACGCCGCGGCTACCTGGAGCGCCCGGGCCAGCATGGAGGCGGTGGCGATTCCGCGCGGCGGAGAACTGATGGACGCCCTCGTCGGCTGGCTGCCGCTCTACCACGACATGGGCCTGGGAGGCTGCCTGCTCGGCTCGCTCCTGACCGGTGCCGACCTGATCATGCTGAACCCGCGCGCCTTCCTGGCACGGCCCTGGGTCTGGCTCGAGCAGTTCCGGCGCACGAAGACCGCGATGTCGGCCGCCCCGAACTTCTCCTTCCGCCAGTGCGTCGAGCGGATCGGCGACGATCGCCTCCGGACCCTCGACCTGAGCGGCTGGCGCGACGTGTGCAGCGGCTCTGAGATGGTGCGGCAGGCGACGATGGCCGAGTTTGGCAGCCGCTTCGAGGCCGCCGGCCTCGATCCGGGCGCGCTCCGCGCCGCCTACGGCATGGCCGAGAACACCCTGCTCATCTCGATCAGCCAGACCGTCGACGGCCTGCACACCGCGGCGCCGGCCGGCGGCGGACCCGAAGTGACCTCGAACGGCCCGCCGATGGAGGGCACCGAGATCGAGATCGCGGCGCCCGACGGGCGGCCGCTGCCGCCCGGCGAAGTGGGCGAGATCCGGCTGCGGTCGCCGTCGGTCATGCTGGGGTACTGGGACGACCCGGAAGCGACGGCGGAGGTGCTGCGCGACGGCTGGCTCTACACCGGCGACCTCGGCTTCCTGAGCGCGGCCGGCGAGGTCCACATCACCGGCCGCACGAAGGAAGTGCTGATCCTGGGCGGTTCGAACCTGATGCCGCAGGAGATCGAGTGGGTGGCGGAGTCCGTCCTCGGTACCGGCGGGCGGGAACGCGCCGCGGCCTTCTCGGTCGACGGGGTGCACGGCGAACGCGCGGTCCTGGTCATGGAGACCGGCGGCGCCGGCGACACGACCGGCCTGCTGAAGAGCGAAGTCGGCCGCAGCGTCGGCCGCGCCCTGGGCATTCAGCTCGCCGATCTGCTCCTGGTGCGCCGGGGTAGGATTCCGCGGACCAGCAGCGGCAAGGTCCGGCGGCGGTCGCTCCGCGAGCAGTACCTTCGCGGCGATCTTGCGGCCGACTTCTGA
- a CDS encoding ABC transporter ATP-binding protein produces MELVGFYLRYARRYLHWGLLALAGIVVFGVATLAFIGLIHPMFEEVLLATEDEIQEVSIPGLSAGDGEEVDGAVARLFQPIESYTASLKAAAGDLYDDLKRRAGIEGRSEVFFAPALIVLVLLLRGLMAFVSGYSFQRAGLGITTDIRNDLYRHIIHQSSRFHQRYTSGELYSRVVSDVSKLQNAVAARLFDIFMSIAMLLFYGATLLTIHFTLAVVSLFAVPLFAFLLARFGKGMRKVTYRSQERMADLSGLLTEGVRGNRVVKAFGMEEFECGRFERATRGHLLANLRAQFLSTLSSPVIESTAAVGGAVLVVSAGLMIRDGRLTFADFFQFLLVLIMMYDPIRKLNKVNLVLQEALACSHRIHGLLQVESEIVDRPTAPPVSGLEEGVRFEEVSFDYEETGHGKSVLSGIDLDLRRGEVVALVGPSGAGKSTLVNLLPRFFDPGSGHVRIDGTDIRDLSLANLRSLIGIVTQETVLFNDTVRNNIAYGRDDLPLEKVRMAAAAAYADDFIMAMPEAYDTVIGEGGQNLSGGQRQRLAIARALLKNAPILILDEATSHLDTESEVVVQRAIYNLMEGRTALVIAHRLSTVVRADRIVVLDRGVLVEEGTHEQLLELGGAYKRLYDLQFHG; encoded by the coding sequence ATGGAGTTGGTCGGCTTCTACCTCCGCTACGCCCGCCGTTACCTTCACTGGGGGCTGCTGGCCCTGGCGGGGATCGTGGTGTTCGGCGTCGCCACGCTGGCCTTCATCGGGTTGATCCACCCGATGTTCGAGGAGGTGCTCCTCGCCACCGAGGACGAGATCCAGGAGGTGTCGATCCCCGGTCTTTCTGCCGGCGACGGCGAGGAGGTCGACGGGGCGGTAGCGCGCCTCTTCCAGCCCATTGAGAGCTACACCGCGAGCCTGAAGGCGGCGGCGGGCGATCTCTACGACGACCTGAAGCGGCGGGCGGGCATCGAGGGGCGTAGCGAGGTGTTCTTCGCCCCGGCCCTGATCGTGCTCGTCCTGCTGCTGCGCGGCCTGATGGCGTTCGTGTCGGGCTACTCGTTCCAGCGCGCCGGACTGGGCATCACGACCGACATCCGGAACGACCTCTACCGGCACATCATCCACCAGTCGAGCCGGTTCCATCAGCGCTACACCTCGGGCGAGCTCTACAGCCGGGTGGTCAGCGACGTCTCCAAGCTCCAGAACGCGGTCGCGGCGCGGCTCTTCGACATCTTCATGTCGATCGCGATGCTCCTGTTCTACGGCGCGACGCTGCTGACGATCCACTTCACCCTGGCCGTCGTGTCGCTCTTCGCGGTGCCGCTGTTCGCCTTCCTGCTGGCCCGATTCGGCAAGGGGATGCGCAAGGTCACCTACCGCAGCCAGGAGCGGATGGCCGACCTCTCCGGGCTGTTGACCGAAGGCGTCCGGGGCAACCGGGTGGTCAAGGCGTTCGGCATGGAGGAGTTCGAGTGCGGGCGGTTCGAGCGGGCCACTCGCGGCCACCTGCTCGCCAACCTGAGGGCCCAGTTCCTGTCGACCCTCTCGAGTCCGGTGATCGAGTCGACGGCCGCGGTCGGCGGCGCGGTCCTGGTCGTCTCCGCCGGCCTGATGATTCGTGACGGCCGCCTGACCTTCGCCGACTTCTTCCAGTTCCTGCTCGTGCTCATCATGATGTACGACCCGATCCGCAAGCTGAACAAGGTGAACCTGGTGCTGCAGGAGGCGCTGGCGTGCAGCCACCGGATTCACGGACTGTTGCAGGTCGAGAGCGAGATCGTCGACCGCCCGACCGCACCGCCCGTCTCCGGGCTGGAAGAGGGCGTCCGGTTCGAGGAGGTCTCCTTCGACTACGAGGAGACGGGGCACGGCAAGTCCGTCCTCTCCGGCATCGACCTCGACCTGCGCCGCGGCGAGGTGGTCGCCCTGGTCGGTCCCTCCGGCGCCGGCAAATCGACCCTGGTCAACCTCCTGCCGCGGTTCTTCGACCCGGGTTCGGGCCACGTTCGGATCGACGGCACGGACATCCGCGACCTTTCCCTTGCGAACCTGCGCTCGCTGATCGGCATCGTCACCCAGGAGACCGTGCTGTTCAACGACACGGTGCGCAACAACATCGCCTACGGCCGCGACGATCTGCCCCTGGAGAAGGTGCGGATGGCGGCGGCCGCCGCCTACGCGGACGACTTCATCATGGCGATGCCCGAGGCCTACGACACGGTGATCGGCGAGGGCGGCCAGAACCTCTCCGGCGGCCAGCGCCAGCGACTCGCGATCGCCCGGGCGTTGCTCAAGAACGCCCCCATCCTGATCCTCGACGAGGCGACCTCCCACCTCGACACCGAGTCGGAGGTCGTCGTGCAGCGCGCGATCTACAACCTGATGGAGGGGCGCACGGCGCTCGTCATCGCCCACCGGCTCTCCACCGTCGTCCGCGCGGACCGGATCGTCGTCCTCGACCGCGGCGTCCTGGTCGAAGAGGGAACCCACGAACAACTGCTCGAGTTGGGCGGCGCCTACAAGCGCCTCTACGACCTGCAGTTCCATGGCTGA